One genomic region from Scomber scombrus chromosome 19, fScoSco1.1, whole genome shotgun sequence encodes:
- the ktn1 gene encoding kinectin isoform X4 codes for MAVDIYDSQYLLILAPSLVIALMFLFFWLFMKETSYDEVLARQKRDLKLPPSKPDTRKKNDKKKSKKKESASGGGGGGGGGGGGESEEDMRDFDLADGANSSALEIEEEPEPVASPAPAPPTPTPYVPVSVSTEAPAGLRERKKKEKKAAKAAAAAAAAAAAAAAAPAPTSPSEEPEVNGSKPVSRKTEVPLAATKQSSPPSPQLEVQIQVQAASAPAQAQTPPQISGKRNKKKQKTEPMDDQQPEVKAEQAPAPVKKEAPIGAETKVLDGAAPSATSGKKKNHAKKQKTEPVDESHVMADSAASANHQAANNDDIPSKGSGKKQKNETDKENTEVKLKELLSGLSSLALSEAEAVSVIALLREKSPSALDAWHKSAARPDPAAQERERLLVTLQEEASIAKDKVKQLGQELQVEKQKTGRVEAVMREQVAAMEKEMGSMQANAKGSYQELQGMQIKFQQVREQLESQITRLQQENGILRDAVSSATNQMESKNSAELNKLRSEYAGLMKELADNNSKLQQEEHQRKSLEVSYKQNVSQLEAQLQDAKRRWEELQNFLHNVNAEREKLQASKQEIHSQLLAAETEMNNKNKEIQNLHNSLTEAMVSKERLEQRVMELLEASQHSMPDDSLQARAQELMNENTGLQVQNETLQVQNESLQVQISSQVTHVSHIEELQKLLAEKELQRKSLEDSLNAERSSGATRETNMQALHNENMSLKAEIQNLQAQISDQTASQLALDQIQKSVQEKEENMKTIEGLLEKGLIEVANKEEKLKAVREENVTLKQEMETMNIKMAEQTSSESIVEELQSKIQENDVTLKSMGESLQAAQDISTSREKTVEALEQQLAALQVEMEQLRQKEMKEELTSSGTQLQDLQAQVAAKDQEIQMLQAQLEAKTKELSEKMEQVLQQSHTAVPSPELLTALSEKEKQVSDLQGELAELRDSMELHRKKNNENQVALASYQAECRDVLHRLLPHVPLPNEQNHQEWLHSFERAVAESSAAQSTPVSGDSVGLAEKLKEAEETQRILQKDCETYKKVLAETEGILQRLQNSVEQEESRWRVKVELSQGELKEMSQKVTALEQEVERLTDGAELENLRREKQHLESELERAERESATYVTEVRELKDLLTELQTRLDGSYTEAIRQNEELNLLKTQLTVTLSKLETEENERQRVAGDLYKAQQSLDLIQGELSQVIDNADDLIENSSLSSQREEIDRKEKMTAGLNQTVRELQQLLQGVSRQLTKGQEGEADKDLPKV; via the exons ATGGCGGTGGATATCTACGACTCTCAGTATCTGCTCATCCTGGCCCCTTCCCTGGTCATCGCCCTCATGTTCCTCTTCTTCTGGCTCTTCATGAAAGAAACCTCCTATGATGAGGTGCTGGCCCGACAGAAACGCGACCTCAAGCTACCGCCGTCCAAGCCAGACACCCgtaagaaaaatgacaaaaagaagagCAAGAAGAAGGAGAGTGCTAgcggaggaggtggtggtggcggcggcGGAGGTGGAGGAGAGTCTGAAGAGGACATGAGGGACTTTGATTTAGCCGATGGTGCCAACAGTTCCGCTTTGGAGATTGAGGAGGAACCCGAACCAGTGGCTTCACCAGCTCCTGCTCCACCAACACCAACTCCCTATGTGCCTGTTTCAGTGTCAACGGAGGCTCCTGCTGGtctgagggagagaaagaagaaggagaagaaggcagccaaggctgctgctgctgccgccgccgccgcagcagctgcagctgcagctccagctccaacTTCCCCTTCTGAGGAGCCAGAAGTGAACGGTTCAAAGCCAGTCAGCCGTAAGACAGAAGTCCCTCTAGCTGCTACCAAACAGTCCAGCCCACCCTCTCCCCAGCTTGAAGTCCAGATCCAGGTCCAGGCTGCCTCGGCTCCTGCTCAAGCTCAGACACCTCCCCAGATCTCTGGGaagagaaacaagaagaaacaaaaaactgagCCCA TGGATGACCAGCAGCCAGAGGTTAAAGCAGAGCAAGCTCCAGCACCAGTCAAGAAGGAAGCTCCTATTGGGGCTGAAACCAAAGTTCTGGATGGTGCAGCTCCAAGTGCTACCAGCGGCAAGAAGAAGAACCATGCCAAGAAGCAGAAGACCGAGCCTG TAGATGAATCCCATGTTATGGCTGACTCAGCAGCTTCTGCCAACCACCAGGCAGCCAATAATGATGATATACCATCCAAAGGGAgtggaaagaaacagaagaatgAGACGGACAAAG AGAACACAGAGGTGAAGCTGAAGGAGCTCCTGTCTGGTCTGTCCAGCCTGGCTCTGTCAGAGGCAGAGGCTGTCAGTGTGATTGCTCTCCTCCGAGAGAAGAGCCCTAGTGCCTTGGATGCTTGGCACAAA TCTGCAGCCAGACCAGACCCAGCTGCCCAGGAACGAGAGCGACTCCTAGTAACTCTGCAAGAGGAGGCCTCTATTGCCAAGGACAAAGTGAAACAGCTTGGCCAG GAGCTTCAGGTTGAAAAGCAAAAGACTGGCCGGGTGGAAGCTGTGATGAGAGAGCAAGTTGCAGCCATGGAGAAAGAAATGGGAAGCATGCAAGCCAATGCAAAAGGCAGCTACCAGGAGCTCCAGGGCATGCAGATAAAG TTCCAGCAGGTGAGGGAGCAGCTGGAGAGCCAGATCACTCGACTGCAGCAGGAGAACGGCATCCTGAGGGACGCAGTCAGCTCTGCCACCAACCAGATGGAAAGCAA GAATTCAGCAGAGCTGAACAAGCTGCGTTCAGAGTACGCCGGTCTGATGAAAGAGCTGGCAGACAACAACAgcaagctgcagcaggaggagcaccAGAGGAAGTCGCTGGAGGTCAGCTACAAACAGAACGTGTCCCAGCTGGAG GCCCAACTACAAGATGCTAAGCGACGCTGGGAAGAACTGCAAAACTTCCTCCACAACGTCAAtgcggagagagagaaacttcAGGCCTCTAAGCAAG AGATCCACAGCCAGCTGCTGGCAGCGGAGACAGAGATGAACAACAAGAACAAGGAGATCCAGAACCTACATAACAGCCTGACTGAAGCCATGGTCTCCAAGGAGCGGCTTGAGCAAAGAGTGATGGAGCTTCTGGAGGCGTCCCAGCACAGTATGCCTGATGACTCTCTGCAAGCCCGGGCTCAG GAACttatgaatgaaaacacaggTCTTCAGGTCCAGAATGAGACACTGCAAGTCCAGAATGAAAGCCTACAGGTCCAGATCTCCTCACAG GTCACCCATGTCTCTCACATTGAGGAGCTACAAAAgct GCTGGCTGAGAAAGAGTTGCAGAGGAAGAGTCTGGAGGATTCTCTGAATGCTGAGAGGAGTAGTGGGGCCACTAGAGAAACTAACATGCAG GCCTTGCACAATGAGAACATGTCGCTGAAGGCAGAGATTCAGAATCTGCAGGCACAGATTTCTGATCAG ACTGCCTCCCAGCTTGCTTTGGACCAGATCCAGAAGAG TGTccaggagaaagaggagaacaTGAAAACCATAGAGGGCCTGCTGGAGAAGGGGCTGATTGAGGTGGCCAACAAAGAGGAGAAGCTCAAG GCTGTAAGAGAAGAGAACGTGACACTGAAGCAAGAAATGGAGACCATGAATATAAAGATGGCAGAACAG ACATCATCAGAGTCAATAGTGGAAGAACTCCAGAGCAA GATCCAAGAGAACGATGTGACGCTAAAATCAATGGGGGAGAGTCTACAGGCAGCACAAGACATCAGCACTTCCAGAGAGAAGACAGTTGAG GCTCTGGAGCAGCAGTTGGCCGCCCTGCAGGTAGAGATGGAGCAGCTGAGACAGAAGGAGATGAAAGAAGAGCTGACCAGTTCTGGTACCCAGCTCCAAGACCTCCAGGCTCA GGTAGCGGCGAAGGACCAGGAGATCCAGATGCTGCAGGCTCAGTTGGAGGCAAAGACAAAGGAGCTGAGTGAGAAAATGGAGCAGGTACTTCAACAG TCCCACACAGCAGTGCCAAGCCCAGAACTTCTTACAGC GTtgtcagagaaagagaagcaggtCTCAGATCTGCAGGGTGAGCTGGCAGAGCTGAGGGACTCCATGGAGCTTCATAGGAAGAAGAACAAC GAGAACCAGGTGGCACTGGCATCGTATCAGGCTGAGTGTCGAGATGTTCTGCACAGACTTCTGCCCCATGTGCCTCTGCCCAATGAGCAG AACCATCAGGAGTGGCTCCACAGTTTTGAGAGAGCAGTAGCTGAAAGCTCAGCTGCACAATCCACCCCTGTATCAGGGGACTCAGTG GGACTGGCTGAGAAGCTGAAGGAAGCAGAGGAAACCCAAAGGATTCTACAAAAAGACTGTGAGACATACAAGAAGGTTTTGGCAGAGACG GAGGGCATCCTGCAGCGCCTCCAGAACAGCGTGGAGCAGGAAGAGTCTCGCTGGAGGGTGAAGGTGGAGCTATCGCAGGGAGAGCTGAAAGAG ATGAGCCAGAAAGTCACAGCTCTGGAGCAAGAGGTTGAGAGACTAACTGATGGAGCAGAGTTGGAAAAT CTGAGAAGAGAAAAGCAGCACTTGGAGTCTGAGTTGGAGAGAGCGGAGCGTGAGAGTGCCACCTATGTGACGGAGGTCAGAGAG CTCAAAGATCTGTTGACTGAATTGCAGACCAGACTTGATGGCTCATATACAGAGGCTATCAGACAGAATGAGGAGCTGAATTTG CTGAAAACCCAGCTCACTGTGACTCTGTCCAAGTTGGAGACAGAAGAGAATGAGAGGCAAAGGGTGGCTGGTGACCTGTATAAG GCCCAGCAGTCTCTTGATCTGATCCAGGGAGAGCTCTCACAAGTGATCGACAACGCAGATGACCTGATAGAGAATAGCAGTCTGTCGTCACAGAGA GAGGAGATTGACAGAAAGGAGAAGATGACTGCAGGACTAAACCAAACAGTCAGAGAACTACAGCAGCTGCTACAAGGTGTCAGCCGGCAACTCACCAAGGGACAGGAGGGG GAGGCTGACAAAGATCTGCCCAAGGTATAG
- the ktn1 gene encoding kinectin isoform X2, translating to MAVDIYDSQYLLILAPSLVIALMFLFFWLFMKETSYDEVLARQKRDLKLPPSKPDTRKKNDKKKSKKKESASGGGGGGGGGGGGESEEDMRDFDLADGANSSALEIEEEPEPVASPAPAPPTPTPYVPVSVSTEAPAGLRERKKKEKKAAKAAAAAAAAAAAAAAAPAPTSPSEEPEVNGSKPVSRKTEVPLAATKQSSPPSPQLEVQIQVQAASAPAQAQTPPQISGKRNKKKQKTEPMDDQQPEVKAEQAPAPVKKEAPIGAETKVLDGAAPSATSGKKKNHAKKQKTEPDESHVMADSAASANHQAANNDDIPSKGSGKKQKNETDKENTEVKLKELLSGLSSLALSEAEAVSVIALLREKSPSALDAWHKSAARPDPAAQERERLLVTLQEEASIAKDKVKQLGQELQVEKQKTGRVEAVMREQVAAMEKEMGSMQANAKGSYQELQGMQIKFQQVREQLESQITRLQQENGILRDAVSSATNQMESKNSAELNKLRSEYAGLMKELADNNSKLQQEEHQRKSLEVSYKQNVSQLEAQLQDAKRRWEELQNFLHNVNAEREKLQASKQEIHSQLLAAETEMNNKNKEIQNLHNSLTEAMVSKERLEQRVMELLEASQHSMPDDSLQARAQELMNENTGLQVQNETLQVQNESLQVQISSQVTHVSHIEELQKLLAEKELQRKSLEDSLNAERSSGATRETNMQALHNENMSLKAEIQNLQAQISDQTASQLALDQIQKSVQEKEENMKTIEGLLEKGLIEVANKEEKLKAVREENVTLKQEMETMNIKMAEQTSSESIVEELQSKIQENDVTLKSMGESLQAAQDISTSREKTVEALEQQLAALQVEMEQLRQKEMKEELTSSGTQLQDLQAQVAAKDQEIQMLQAQLEAKTKELSEKMEQVLQQSHTAVPSPELLTALSEKEKQVSDLQGELAELRDSMELHRKKNNELREKNWSAMDALSATESMLQGKLSKAVKENQVALASYQAECRDVLHRLLPHVPLPNEQNHQEWLHSFERAVAESSAAQSTPVSGDSVGLAEKLKEAEETQRILQKDCETYKKVLAETEGILQRLQNSVEQEESRWRVKVELSQGELKEMSQKVTALEQEVERLTDGAELENLRREKQHLESELERAERESATYVTEVRELKDLLTELQTRLDGSYTEAIRQNEELNLLKTQLTVTLSKLETEENERQRVAGDLYKAQQSLDLIQGELSQVIDNADDLIENSSLSSQREEIDRKEKMTAGLNQTVRELQQLLQGVSRQLTKGQEGEADKDLPKV from the exons ATGGCGGTGGATATCTACGACTCTCAGTATCTGCTCATCCTGGCCCCTTCCCTGGTCATCGCCCTCATGTTCCTCTTCTTCTGGCTCTTCATGAAAGAAACCTCCTATGATGAGGTGCTGGCCCGACAGAAACGCGACCTCAAGCTACCGCCGTCCAAGCCAGACACCCgtaagaaaaatgacaaaaagaagagCAAGAAGAAGGAGAGTGCTAgcggaggaggtggtggtggcggcggcGGAGGTGGAGGAGAGTCTGAAGAGGACATGAGGGACTTTGATTTAGCCGATGGTGCCAACAGTTCCGCTTTGGAGATTGAGGAGGAACCCGAACCAGTGGCTTCACCAGCTCCTGCTCCACCAACACCAACTCCCTATGTGCCTGTTTCAGTGTCAACGGAGGCTCCTGCTGGtctgagggagagaaagaagaaggagaagaaggcagccaaggctgctgctgctgccgccgccgccgcagcagctgcagctgcagctccagctccaacTTCCCCTTCTGAGGAGCCAGAAGTGAACGGTTCAAAGCCAGTCAGCCGTAAGACAGAAGTCCCTCTAGCTGCTACCAAACAGTCCAGCCCACCCTCTCCCCAGCTTGAAGTCCAGATCCAGGTCCAGGCTGCCTCGGCTCCTGCTCAAGCTCAGACACCTCCCCAGATCTCTGGGaagagaaacaagaagaaacaaaaaactgagCCCA TGGATGACCAGCAGCCAGAGGTTAAAGCAGAGCAAGCTCCAGCACCAGTCAAGAAGGAAGCTCCTATTGGGGCTGAAACCAAAGTTCTGGATGGTGCAGCTCCAAGTGCTACCAGCGGCAAGAAGAAGAACCATGCCAAGAAGCAGAAGACCGAGCCTG ATGAATCCCATGTTATGGCTGACTCAGCAGCTTCTGCCAACCACCAGGCAGCCAATAATGATGATATACCATCCAAAGGGAgtggaaagaaacagaagaatgAGACGGACAAAG AGAACACAGAGGTGAAGCTGAAGGAGCTCCTGTCTGGTCTGTCCAGCCTGGCTCTGTCAGAGGCAGAGGCTGTCAGTGTGATTGCTCTCCTCCGAGAGAAGAGCCCTAGTGCCTTGGATGCTTGGCACAAA TCTGCAGCCAGACCAGACCCAGCTGCCCAGGAACGAGAGCGACTCCTAGTAACTCTGCAAGAGGAGGCCTCTATTGCCAAGGACAAAGTGAAACAGCTTGGCCAG GAGCTTCAGGTTGAAAAGCAAAAGACTGGCCGGGTGGAAGCTGTGATGAGAGAGCAAGTTGCAGCCATGGAGAAAGAAATGGGAAGCATGCAAGCCAATGCAAAAGGCAGCTACCAGGAGCTCCAGGGCATGCAGATAAAG TTCCAGCAGGTGAGGGAGCAGCTGGAGAGCCAGATCACTCGACTGCAGCAGGAGAACGGCATCCTGAGGGACGCAGTCAGCTCTGCCACCAACCAGATGGAAAGCAA GAATTCAGCAGAGCTGAACAAGCTGCGTTCAGAGTACGCCGGTCTGATGAAAGAGCTGGCAGACAACAACAgcaagctgcagcaggaggagcaccAGAGGAAGTCGCTGGAGGTCAGCTACAAACAGAACGTGTCCCAGCTGGAG GCCCAACTACAAGATGCTAAGCGACGCTGGGAAGAACTGCAAAACTTCCTCCACAACGTCAAtgcggagagagagaaacttcAGGCCTCTAAGCAAG AGATCCACAGCCAGCTGCTGGCAGCGGAGACAGAGATGAACAACAAGAACAAGGAGATCCAGAACCTACATAACAGCCTGACTGAAGCCATGGTCTCCAAGGAGCGGCTTGAGCAAAGAGTGATGGAGCTTCTGGAGGCGTCCCAGCACAGTATGCCTGATGACTCTCTGCAAGCCCGGGCTCAG GAACttatgaatgaaaacacaggTCTTCAGGTCCAGAATGAGACACTGCAAGTCCAGAATGAAAGCCTACAGGTCCAGATCTCCTCACAG GTCACCCATGTCTCTCACATTGAGGAGCTACAAAAgct GCTGGCTGAGAAAGAGTTGCAGAGGAAGAGTCTGGAGGATTCTCTGAATGCTGAGAGGAGTAGTGGGGCCACTAGAGAAACTAACATGCAG GCCTTGCACAATGAGAACATGTCGCTGAAGGCAGAGATTCAGAATCTGCAGGCACAGATTTCTGATCAG ACTGCCTCCCAGCTTGCTTTGGACCAGATCCAGAAGAG TGTccaggagaaagaggagaacaTGAAAACCATAGAGGGCCTGCTGGAGAAGGGGCTGATTGAGGTGGCCAACAAAGAGGAGAAGCTCAAG GCTGTAAGAGAAGAGAACGTGACACTGAAGCAAGAAATGGAGACCATGAATATAAAGATGGCAGAACAG ACATCATCAGAGTCAATAGTGGAAGAACTCCAGAGCAA GATCCAAGAGAACGATGTGACGCTAAAATCAATGGGGGAGAGTCTACAGGCAGCACAAGACATCAGCACTTCCAGAGAGAAGACAGTTGAG GCTCTGGAGCAGCAGTTGGCCGCCCTGCAGGTAGAGATGGAGCAGCTGAGACAGAAGGAGATGAAAGAAGAGCTGACCAGTTCTGGTACCCAGCTCCAAGACCTCCAGGCTCA GGTAGCGGCGAAGGACCAGGAGATCCAGATGCTGCAGGCTCAGTTGGAGGCAAAGACAAAGGAGCTGAGTGAGAAAATGGAGCAGGTACTTCAACAG TCCCACACAGCAGTGCCAAGCCCAGAACTTCTTACAGC GTtgtcagagaaagagaagcaggtCTCAGATCTGCAGGGTGAGCTGGCAGAGCTGAGGGACTCCATGGAGCTTCATAGGAAGAAGAACAAC GAGCTTCGGGAGAAAAACTGGAGTGCAATGGACGCTCTGTCAGCCACCGAGTCCATGCTTCAAGGGAAACTCAGCAAAGCCGTCAAG GAGAACCAGGTGGCACTGGCATCGTATCAGGCTGAGTGTCGAGATGTTCTGCACAGACTTCTGCCCCATGTGCCTCTGCCCAATGAGCAG AACCATCAGGAGTGGCTCCACAGTTTTGAGAGAGCAGTAGCTGAAAGCTCAGCTGCACAATCCACCCCTGTATCAGGGGACTCAGTG GGACTGGCTGAGAAGCTGAAGGAAGCAGAGGAAACCCAAAGGATTCTACAAAAAGACTGTGAGACATACAAGAAGGTTTTGGCAGAGACG GAGGGCATCCTGCAGCGCCTCCAGAACAGCGTGGAGCAGGAAGAGTCTCGCTGGAGGGTGAAGGTGGAGCTATCGCAGGGAGAGCTGAAAGAG ATGAGCCAGAAAGTCACAGCTCTGGAGCAAGAGGTTGAGAGACTAACTGATGGAGCAGAGTTGGAAAAT CTGAGAAGAGAAAAGCAGCACTTGGAGTCTGAGTTGGAGAGAGCGGAGCGTGAGAGTGCCACCTATGTGACGGAGGTCAGAGAG CTCAAAGATCTGTTGACTGAATTGCAGACCAGACTTGATGGCTCATATACAGAGGCTATCAGACAGAATGAGGAGCTGAATTTG CTGAAAACCCAGCTCACTGTGACTCTGTCCAAGTTGGAGACAGAAGAGAATGAGAGGCAAAGGGTGGCTGGTGACCTGTATAAG GCCCAGCAGTCTCTTGATCTGATCCAGGGAGAGCTCTCACAAGTGATCGACAACGCAGATGACCTGATAGAGAATAGCAGTCTGTCGTCACAGAGA GAGGAGATTGACAGAAAGGAGAAGATGACTGCAGGACTAAACCAAACAGTCAGAGAACTACAGCAGCTGCTACAAGGTGTCAGCCGGCAACTCACCAAGGGACAGGAGGGG GAGGCTGACAAAGATCTGCCCAAGGTATAG